The Setaria viridis chromosome 2, Setaria_viridis_v4.0, whole genome shotgun sequence DNA window AATGGATATCTTTAACGCCTAACTGCGGCTCTGCAGGTTAATAAATCCAGTAGTCGTGGCACCAACTATTGCTGCAGTGGGTTTGGCATTTTTCAGTTATGGTTTCCCTCAGGCTGGCAGCTGCGTAGAAATCAGCCTGCCCCTCATTCTGTTGGTTCTTCTGTGCACTCTGGTATACTCTTGATGCTTTTGTTTGATATGATCAAAACTTGTTCATATCTTACCATTTTATTTTCCTTGCTTCTGATTGCTTAATGTTTGTTTGTATGTTAATCATTTCAGTACATGAGAAAAATATCCCTGTTTGGCAACCGTATCTTCCTTGTCTATGCGGTACTTTTCGAACCCTCTCCTGTAGATTCATAGTACCATTTATGCGGTATTAGGTTGTGTTCTGATTGCACTGGGATTGTCTTGGCAGGTGCCCCTCAGTGTTGCAATTGTATGGGCATATGCATTCTTTCTAACTGCTGGTGGAGCATATAACTTCAAAGGCTGCAGCTCAAATATACCCAGTTCAAACATACTGCTGGATTCTTGCAGAAGGCATTTAGAAACCATGAAGCGCTGTCGCACTGATGTTTCTACTGCATGGAAAACTGCTGCCTGGGTGAGGGTTCCCTATCCGTTCCAATGGGGCCCTCCTACATTTCATTTCAAGACGGGTATCATCATGATAATAGTCTCGCTAGTTGCTTCAGTTGATTCGGTAAGTAGTTTCTATCAGCAGGACAAACCACTCTTCAATAACTGTCGAATAATGATTAGATGCTCATGCTTGGCATATCGATGATACATATGCAGCTTTCGTCATACCATGCTGCGTCACTGCTGGTAAATTTAAGTCCGCCAACACGGGGAGTTGTCAGCAGAGGGATTGGACTTGAAGGGATTTCAACTTTTATTGCTGGAGTGTGGGGTACAGGTACTGGGTCAACAACGTTAACGGAGAACATACACACCCTTGAAACAACTAAAATGGCCAGCAGAAGGGCTTTGCAGCTTGGGGCTGCCTTGTTGGTTGTCTTCTCATTCTTTGGTATGATGTGGCATTTCCTTTTGAACATAATATGTCATGGTCTATTTACTATATAAGGGCTTCCTAAATCTGAATTTCTTGGCTGCAGGAAAAATCGGAGCCCTCCTTGCTTCTATACCAGTGGCTTTGGCAGCATCTGTTCTGTGCTTCACCTGGGCGCTAATTGTCGCACTTGGCTTGTCCACATTGAGATATACCCAAGCAGCAAGCTCCAGGAACATGATAATAGTCGGATTTACCCTGTTCATATCCTTGTCAATCCCGGCATATTTCCAGCAGTATGAACCCAGCTCCACTCTCATCCTGCCAAGCTATCTTCTTCCATACGCTGCAGCATCAAGCGGACCAGTGCGCACAGCCAGCAGTGGGGTAAGCTTTCTCCCTTCCTCTCATGCTCGCAGCTGGAACATACTTCTCTTAACAGTCCAAATTATCCTGCAGCTGAACTATGCGGTGAATGCGCTCCTATCCATCAACGTTGTGGTGGCTCTCCTTGTTGCTGTACTCCTCGACAACACGGTGCCTGGCAGCAGGCAAGAACGAGGGGTGTACATCTGGTCAGACCCGAAGTCCCTGGAGGTGGATCCTGCGACCTTGGAACCCTACCGGTTGCCCGAGAAGGTCTCGTGCTGGTTCAGGTGGGCCAAATGCGTCGGCATCTAACGGCTCTGTGCATAGTATTGCTGAtgcgaggaggcgcggcggtgaAGATTCTATTTATTCCATTGCTACCACTATTGTAGGATTCACTATATGGAACATGTATATATACGGGTGATACATAGTTAGAGGCCTCTCTAGCTGCTGTTAGCTTCAAGGCCCTGTTTTCCATGGTTAGGTTAGGACAACCCTTGTAAAGTTTATCAGTTCTGTTAAGAGAGGACATGTTCTTGCGACCTACGCTGCATATTTAGTGCTAGTTTGCCGAAATGCTACGTTCAGATGACCAGTCACCTTGCATCTGACTATGAAAAGAACGGTGAAAACTCCCAGGGGCAAATATAGCCGCAACAATATGCAACTGCCGCAAATGATAGTGCACGGTATAATGTTCTTCCTAAGTTTTCAGCATTTAAAAGGTATACGTAACATCAAACATTACGAACAGAATCTCCAAACGGAACAAGAAACAGTTTACACAACTAATGTAGGATACAATCTAGGGTACAACAATACAACAATACGTTGAAATTGTGCCGCATGGTTGGGTTTAGTTGTTGGTCGGGGCCGGCTTGCTGTATGAGCATCCTTTCCTGTTGCACACCGTACGGAAGGGGTAGTTCAGGTTGTTGCACTCTGGGCAGTTCCAGCTTCCTTCAGGGGCATCCTTGTTATCCTTGCGAGATGAACCCATGGGAGCTCCCTACAGGAGTGGAACAGTTAATTCTCCacaaaacaatttttttctcaaaccaTCATTTCTTCCAAAATACTCAGTTCATTATGGTTCAGACTAGACTATATTATATAATTCTCCacaaaacaatttttttctcaaaccaTCATTTCTTCCAAAATACTTTCAGTTCATTATATTTCAGACTAGACTATATTATACTATGCCACATGAAAACTACAGTAAAACACGGTAGGAAATAAAAGTTCTAATGTGGTATTGACCATAGCTTGACCATAGCCACTTACAGGAGTTGGCCTCGGGGCTCCACATTTCTTCATGTTGCAGGTGTTTCTGAAGGAAAAGTTAATATTGTCACATTTGGGACAGGTCCAGTCACCCTCAGAAAGTCCATCAGGGCCTACAGATGAGAACTTGCATAAGAAATAGCTGAGAGATCAAAAGAAAATGGGACAAAACTATGTTGTTATGCAGATGGCAAAGAGGGAAAGAGCACTGCAGCAATTTAAATACCAATGGAATACGACAACTGATCTACTCCCTGCAACCCTTAACACAGTGGCCTGTGTAATGAACCGATTAACTATTAAATCTACTTCCAGGCTTCGATTATAACTAAAGGCTACGCGATAATGAAATATGCTTCAATTTCAGCTAATCGTTAAACTATTAGCCACACAACAGCTGATAATGCAAgtaaatataacttaattttccaTGTAATATGCATCCAAGACATGCTGCCACTTCAAGACCGAACTAATCCactaaacaaaaaaataaaaaccgaGCATTTAGTGCTGTTAACCATCATATGAACCATGAGCTGTAAAAAAATGGTATACATTACTTGATGTTCAGGAAGGTACCGAACAGAGGTAATCAATAAACGCCATTAAAACTACAAAAAGGCTGGTGAAACAGAATACAAGCAATCAAAAGTAGAATGAAGTGAAAAGGAGATTATTGCTTACCTCCACGGCGCTTTCGTGAAGCAATGCTGTCATTGTTTTCCACTAATGCTCCACCAGACCATGGGCTAGAAACCTATTACAGACATTAAACATGATCGCAAGTCCCCTCCAGAAAAAAGGTCAATATAGAGCATAACAAGTTTAGGGGTATATTGAAGACAAACCGGCATTGGAGATCCTCTAAACCCATAGCTATATCGGCCTAGATCAGGTCCAGGGCCATATCCCATGCCTGTGACATTACCAACAAGAATCATAAGCCAACCAAGTAACTGTTGAATAACTGCAATTATCAACTGTGGAAGGAACACAAACCACCCATCGGCCCAGGTTGACCATATGAAGAGAAAAGGCCATATGAACCAGGAGCTCCTACTGGTGGACCATAACCATATCGCATCCCAAGGTGCGGATATGGAGCACCATAGCTACCAGATCCAAGTGGGATTGGAGATggcgcaccacctcctcctccgtaAAATAGCGGTGACCGATCATATCCAGCAGGAGGAGGTGCTGGCATCATTCTCTGTATAAGAAACAGAAGTTAGTAAAAAAACACCCCAACAGTTGATAATCCAGATATGAGGCATAAATCTATTCCCCTTCATGTGTCTGTCATGTGGAACACGTCAATTTTTAAGCAATAAGTGCCATAAGTATGCATAGTAGATGGTGGCAGTTCCTCATATATCGTACATAGCAGAAGATTTCTAGAAACcgtgaaaaaaatatgaaaacctATACGCACATAATTTCCCAGGATGCAAAAGAAAGGGCGTAAACAACCTAACAAAACTCTGCACCTCCAGTGTTTGACTTATGTTCCCCTAGACACTACAGATCATTAATGACACTACTTGGGGAGAAAATCTATGACAACTTACTGGACTTGGACTCGGTGATGGACGGGGTGCACCGCAGGCTCCACGGTTGCAAACATTTCTAAAACTGAA harbors:
- the LOC117844602 gene encoding nucleobase-ascorbate transporter 11 isoform X2; amino-acid sequence: MPSSRRTTGRGGGGAGDGGEGDERVPPFMGNNRDHNPRELRSWARRTGFHSSAFFSGESNSSAAPQPPPPPPPPATSRRPPPERRRDPYPDTEDDLDPAPPLDLERGPAAPGRGRGGRPRRRIDLRGELEIPPGFGREEAEPDAGRRGGGGGGGRGDAMRRNGGVERDQAAPNAGRNGNGALADAEARKKAEEAEAKRKAEEAEARRKKEEEERDAELAAYYQEQWANEEEEGAADAAAAETAPLYGASGLRCGITENPGWAPLIFYGIQHYLSIAGSLVFVPLILVPTMGGSDEDTATVISTMLLVSGLTTILHTFLGSRLPLVQGSSFVYLAPALVIANSEEFRNLSDNKFKHVMRELQGAILIGSVFQILLGYTGLMSLFLRLINPVVVAPTIAAVGLAFFSYGFPQAGSCVEISLPLILLVLLCTLYMRKISLFGNRIFLVYAVPLSVAIVWAYAFFLTAGGAYNFKGCSSNIPSSNILLDSCRRHLETMKRCRTDVSTAWKTAAWVRVPYPFQWGPPTFHFKTGIIMIIVSLVASVDSLSSYHAASLLVNLSPPTRGVVSRGIGLEGISTFIAGVWGTGTGSTTLTENIHTLETTKMASRRALQLGAALLVVFSFFGKIGALLASIPVALAASVLCFTWALIVALGLSTLRYTQAASSRNMIIVGFTLFISLSIPAYFQQYEPSSTLILPSYLLPYAAASSGPVRTASSGLNYAVNALLSINVVVALLVAVLLDNTVPGSRQERGVYIWSDPKSLEVDPATLEPYRLPEKVSCWFRWAKCVGI
- the LOC117844602 gene encoding nucleobase-ascorbate transporter 11 isoform X1, whose protein sequence is MPSSRRTTGRGGGGAGDGGEGDERVPPFMGNNRDHNPRELRSWARRTGFHSSAFFSGESNSSAAPQPPPPPPPPATSRRPPPERRRDPYPDTEDDLDPAPPLDLERGPAAPGRGRGGRPRRRIDLRGELEIPPGFGREEAEPDAGRRGGGGGGGRGDAMRRNGGVERDQAAPNAGRNGNGALADAEARKKAEEAEAKRKAEEAEARRKKEEEERDAELAAYYQEQWANEEEEGAADAAAAETAPLYGASGLRCGITENPGWAPLIFYGIQHYLSIAGSLVFVPLILVPTMGGSDEDTATVISTMLLVSGLTTILHTFLGSRLPLVQGSSFVYLAPALVIANSEEFRNLSDNKFKHVMRELQGAILIGSVFQILLGYTGLMSLFLRLINPVVVAPTIAAVGLAFFSYGFPQAGSCVEISLPLILLVLLCTLYMRKISLFGNRIFLVYAVPLSVAIVWAYAFFLTAGGAYNFKGCSSNIPSSNILLDSCRRHLETMKRCRTDVSTAWKTAAWVRVPYPFQWGPPTFHFKTGIIMIIVSLVASVDSLSSYHAASLLVNLSPPTRGVVSRGIGLEGISTFIAGVWGTGTGSTTLTENIHTLETTKMASRRALQLGAALLVVFSFFGKIGALLASIPVALAASVLCFTWALIVALGLSTLRYTQAASSRNMIIVGFTLFISLSIPAYFQQYEPSSTLILPSYLLPYAAASSGPVRTASSGVSFLPSSHARSWNILLLTVQIILQLNYAVNALLSINVVVALLVAVLLDNTVPGSRQERGVYIWSDPKSLEVDPATLEPYRLPEKVSCWFRWAKCVGI
- the LOC117844603 gene encoding ranBP2-type zinc finger protein At1g67325, producing MASAKFGAVAQVENRGALSKRSRNDVSVREGDWNCPQCGNVNFSFRNVCNRGACGAPRPSPSPSPRMMPAPPPAGYDRSPLFYGGGGGAPSPIPLGSGSYGAPYPHLGMRYGYGPPVGAPGSYGLFSSYGQPGPMGGMGYGPGPDLGRYSYGFRGSPMPVSSPWSGGALVENNDSIASRKRRGGPDGLSEGDWTCPKCDNINFSFRNTCNMKKCGAPRPTPGAPMGSSRKDNKDAPEGSWNCPECNNLNYPFRTVCNRKGCSYSKPAPTNN